The nucleotide sequence ATTCTTTTATCGAAGCATTAATTGATGACAAGAATTACGAGTTTAGGTCGCGTTATGATGTTTGTTTCTTATGGGTTGATGTGGCAATGCCCGTGCTTCATCGGTTTGTATCTGATCGTGTTGATCGGATGGTTGAGGCTGGAATAGTGGAAGAAGTTAGGAAAATGTATAACCCTAATGGTGATTACTCGAAAGGAATCCGACGAGCAATCGGTGTACCGGAATTTGATACTTATTTTCGAGCTGAATATTTGTCTTCTAGTGATAAAAGTATACGCGAAAAATTATTACAAGAAGCGATAAatgaaacaaaagttaatacttgtAAACTCGCGTGCCGGCAACTCGAGAAAATCCATCGGCTTAGGAATGTGAAAGGGTGGAATATTCATCGGCTTGACGCAACCTCAGTTTTTGAAAAACGAGGTAGAGAAGCCGAAGAGTTATGGGCGGAGATGGTGGTGGGACCAGGATCGGTAATTGTAAACCAGTTTTTGTTCAATTTTGGTCATTTACAGAGTTTTGTCCCGACAACAGATAGTGTCGGGACAAAAAGAAGGGAAGTCATGGCCGTTGCGAGTCTCTAGCACATTGGGGTAGGAATATTCCGTGATCAAATTTTTgaacaagaaaacaaaaagaaTTGAAATATTAAGTTGGCGAACATATATATATTGACAAATTTTTGTATGAATAAGAGTATGGTAGTACGAGTGATTTTAAATTTTTGTCCCGGACATGTGACATGCACTATTTAAACTAGTACAGTACAAGTTATATTGCGTGTTTTCATTACTTTCGGGTAAAATCTTCTTAATACGCCTGTCATTTTTGTATTttcattagatttgtaaaagaataataattttgttttgggGTAGAACACAACTCaagttgtttgattcttgtttatcTACATGCAATATCACAACTATTTGACTATTTGAATGTGGTTGATACTGCTTTATTTAACTAATTTTGGTATTTAAAATTAGTTACAAAATTATTATATTCCTTGATGTGATGTTTTTGTTTGGCCAGAATTAGATACTAGCTACGAGTATCTAATTCTCTTTATGTTGATTGATCTTTTGAAAGAGGTGTACTAATCATTTGCAATCATTAACTTACGTGGTCAACTTTCATTCTTAACGTTTTAGCAATATGTTAGAAAGATTAAGCGTAGAGGTGAGAAAAAACCTCATTAACCGAACTGTAATTATATTAATCGATAAAATCGCATCAATTTAATCGAACTAAACGGATAATTGCAGGTTTAGTTACACTTTTGAATTCACCGTACTTTGTGGATCCGTTATGGAAATAACAAGTACTCACACCAAATTAATCGCACCCGCACCATTTAGTATTTTATATATGATCATTTTAGTAGAAGATGGTCAACATGTTAAAATATTAAACTTTGTAGATCAATGTATAACTTTATTTTGACTTTTAAGTTGGAAAAATAAGCATACATCTAATTATACCGAAGTAATTGACACCAAGGAAAGACACTTTGATCTATGACTCTCGGATGGAGGGAGAATAAAGATTAaaggaaagtttatattttaataACTTTAAGTGAACTTAGGTTTTATCTCATTATTTATGGTCTTTTGCATCAATTTGGAGTTTAAAAACTACATTGATCTACTTCTATTTCTGATTAGAAATATGAGACATTGAACTAGTGTAATATTAAAATGTTATTTTATGTAGTATAGAAACAAActtattaacttttttttttttttttttttttgtaatcaaACCGCTTTTAACCGAACCCAATGGTTAAAAAAACTAGTTAACCGCAATAATGGTTATGGGTGTGATTTTGACCTCAAACCGCCCCAACTCGCACCATGCTCACCCTTAAGTATACCCTCTCATTGTCAAATAAATTGTCcacttctataaataaataaataagaaaaacaAAGTAAAGTttatttaaacttttactttatacATGTAAAACAAAAAAATAGACAAAAAGTATACGATAAaactgaaaaataaataaaaaatataatttgATAATGATATTTCTTATACTGTAACTTTTTGTTTAAAGTATactattattttaaattaaaaaaagcaaatatatatatatatatatatacaaaaatatataaagaaggACAGACGACAATCATCGTAGGCAAAATGGGTACCTATATAGATCTATAGAATGCCCCGAGCTGCAAAATATATACAGTTaaaacaccaaaaaaaaaaaatacaaactttaacatacaaaaatgatttagccccccccccccccccccccccccccggttcTATTGTTTAGATTAGCAACATAAAATCCCGAGTTCAACATCCAATTGTACCAATCTAAAAGGATCTTTTTTGATACGTTTTGAGATCAAACCGAAGATTGTTGATTGCACCTCTGTTAAAATAGTTGGATTATTCCACTCTTTTCCTTTAAAGACCTTATTATTCCATGATTTTCATAGCATGTAGCAACAAATTCATTTAACCGCTTCCCATATTAAGTTTTCAAActtagaaaaagagaagaaaaTTGAATCATTGGCTAATGGATCTAAAGCGTTTACATTATCATCCGGGATGTTCCACCACCTTAGAAAACATTTCCAAGAAATCTATAACTTTCTTACATTTTATCAGCGAGTGTTCCTCGGTTTCGATTTCATCCTCACAGATAGGACATAAGATCGAATCCATATCAATACTCCGCTTGTCGAGTTCTGAGCGTACCTTCAATCTTTTTAACTTGGCCCTCCGTACGAATATTGCAACCTTTTGTGGGATTGATTTATTCTGAAATGTTTCAATGACCAAATTCCGGGATGTAACATTTTCTCATCAATGAGTACTGCGAGCTGTTTTGTAGTAAATACCCCATCGGCACCTAGACCCATTTCAATTTGTCTTGCGAAGTATATTGAAATTGAACATATGAGATCGGGTTGGAGAAATCTTCGACTTTTGacgtgtaaaatctagtatataaattatctctggaaaatACCGGTTTAAATAACTATTACACACTCacaggcagtgtacccgatcgtgtagcattATAGATTTTAGGTAATTCCGAATATTGATCCAAGGACAGTATCACGTAAATCTCAATTGTCAACTAATAAAAATTAACTAAAGTTAATCTAAGAAATTTGAAAGTACAAAATAGTTTGGTTTGTAGCTATTTAACGATTAGTCAAATCAATGATAGataaaaagtaaaagacaatatttttggttttaaaatttatataaatcaAATGCAGACTCAATGAAACAAATTAAAGatagtttgaattcaatagataaaagaatgttcgcctaaatAATCTACTCATAGTGTAAGATGATTTATTATTAAACACTAGTTCTATGTATCAATAcatgcaattacagagtcggtttacccagagttctcttttagtaaACACATCAAACtaagatttattggcttagggttccattTCACTAAAGACCTCTtttgtttgtgacttagtaattaactaactatgagattaagatttaattggttacgcgttcgctccacacaattcacacaTGTTTTGTTTAAtcttatgttacccggtttactggttaagacaaatcaatcgaaaattagttcactaaattgaaacaggattTCCTTTGtttaaacaagatcactaatcaatctTGGTAAGAATAATCAaatcccacaagaatggttcttaatcaaaactcataattatcattcaTTAATCAAATAAAactttaaagtatcatccaaacacatacaagtattcaatctagacaaacattaaaagacttagccaacaatcatggctacaATCAAAATCACCAATAAATTAAGGAAAGAATTTATTGTTATTAACAAAGAAATCAACCTAAATAGATAAGCAATCACGAGTGATGAACGGATCGAAGGTTGAATCTGGAATGATTAGAGTGATTGGAAGATGATGGAATCCTGCTTGTAGCTCCCAAAATCGCCTCCTATGCTCCAGAAATCGGCTGAATAAAAGATAGATAATTAGAGTAAATAttcgtgccttttataggcttCCAAAATTATGCTGACGGACATGAGGCCGCGCCGCAGCCCCACATTGGTGCGCCGCGCCTCTCTATTGAAATTCGAATCCACTTAAAACAAATCTTCTGCCTCGATTTTTTCCTGTTACTCGCGTCTCGGCCTTTAGCCCCCGCACCGTGGCTCATTACTGTAGCTAAAGTCATCCTTTAAAAATCTCATGTCCTCGAAAATAACTATGACCCGCGATGCGGCCTCTTATGAGCGAGCCGCGGCTTGCATTTCATTCAGATTTTGACTTATATTTTTAAAACGACATCCACCAAAACTCGAACCAATTTATCAACTTAACCAAAATAGGTACTTATGATAACACGATGTAAATTGTACCTCAAAAACTTTCAAATAATGCAAAACAAGTCTTCTCGGTTCTAAAACTTAAATCTTCATAATAACAACCAAAATACTCAAATTCGAATCCAAAATATGACCGATATTGTGAGAAGAATAATAGATGAAATGCGCAATATCAACTTCTTCAATAACTCTACCTCGAGGATCCCTAACCCACTGCCTATAGATCACACGCAAGCCACCTTCTTGACGAATCCTATCTTGAACCGAAGCATTTTATGCACTTCAAGAGCATACAGCCTACTAAATAATTCCTTGAGTGGTGAGTTTCCAACCCATATATCCGACCAAATTTGATAGAGCTTACGTTCCCAATATCCATAATAAAAGAATTAGTAAACGCAATGCCCATGCCATCAATCGAAGGACCTTCTTTGATTATGTTGACTGAAGTAGAGCCACCAGAAGGAAACTGCAAACTATTAATGTCACCCAGCCCCCCCAACCCGTCCCATAAATACTAGATATAATATTGACCCAAAAAGAATTATGCTTGGTTTTAAAATGCCACATCATTTACCCAATTATGCAAGATTTTTTGAAGCAAGAGAACCAATATATAAACCTCCGGACACATATGGAAGTAATACCCTATCCCATCCCATCCCATCTCGGACCCCGGCCCCGACCCGCCCAAAAATAAATTGCACCTTATGGATTCGAGTAGCTTGATCACACTTGCAGGAGCTCGGAATATGGAAAAGAAGTATAATGGAATGCTACTAAGCACCAATTTCGCAAGAGTCAACCGACCACCGAATGAGATAGATTTAGCTTCCATTCTGAAAGCCTCTTCTTGAATTTATCAATTACCGGAATCCAAGCACTAGCTTTATTCATTTTTATACCCAATGGGATACCAATGTATGTAATACAAAAAGTGTCAGGTGTGCAGTTAAAATGAGTAGCCATCATATCTTGTTGATTCTTAGAGACACCAATACCAAAAAGTTTACTTTTCCTGAAATTTACCTTTAACCCTGATAGATCTTCAAAACAACTTAAGAGTTTCATAACATTTGCCCCATTGCTTATGCTCCATTCTTCGAAGAGAATCGTAGCATTCGCTTACTGTAAATGAGAAACCGTTATTTTTTCATGACTTACATGAATCCCCTTTAGAATCACATTCTCCACCACTTTTTGTGTAAGTATATTAAGTCCCTCGGCCGCAATGATGAAAAGGAAAGGAGATATAAGATCTTACTGTCTAACTCCTCATTTCGGCTTGAATTCACATGTTAAGAATCCATTTACTAAGACCGAGATGGATGCTGAGGAAAGACATGCCATAATCTATTTAATCCATTTCCTGCCAAAACCTAAGCTTTTCATAGTTTCTATAATAAAGTCCTACTTAAGGTAATAAAATGCCTTCTCAAGATCCACCTTAAATAAAAAGCCTGTTTTCTTATCTCCTTTTAATTCGTCAAtgacttcgttggaaataagaacCCCATAAAGAATATACCTATTCTTCATAAACGCACTTTATTCGATACCAATCACTTTGTGAATAACCTTAGCTAATCTTCTCGATAGGACTTCTGACACCACTCTGTATAGCTGTTGATGAGGCTTATATGCCTATATTTACTTAAACTGATATGATTATTGTTTTTCGGAACTAGTGTAATAAATGAT is from Rutidosis leptorrhynchoides isolate AG116_Rl617_1_P2 chromosome 10, CSIRO_AGI_Rlap_v1, whole genome shotgun sequence and encodes:
- the LOC139872414 gene encoding adenylate isopentenyltransferase 3, chloroplastic-like, encoding MKLTMMLTQQAQPSLLKIPTGGMDLSVLRCRPQKEKVIVVVGATGTGKSRLSIDLATRYPAEIINSDKMQVYEGLDIVTNKISNEECEGVPHHLLGIVDSKAEFTARNFVTTASLAMKSIVGRGKLPIIAGGSNSFIEALIDDKNYEFRSRYDVCFLWVDVAMPVLHRFVSDRVDRMVEAGIVEEVRKMYNPNGDYSKGIRRAIGVPEFDTYFRAEYLSSSDKSIREKLLQEAINETKVNTCKLACRQLEKIHRLRNVKGWNIHRLDATSVFEKRGREAEELWAEMVVGPGSVIVNQFLFNFGHLQSFVPTTDSVGTKRREVMAVASL